The following are encoded together in the Oncorhynchus nerka isolate Pitt River linkage group LG25, Oner_Uvic_2.0, whole genome shotgun sequence genome:
- the ctdspl3 gene encoding CTD small phosphatase-like protein 3, producing MRLRSRSIADPSSAQFNGRRSSKKAAPSVTPEKDEYVQQPDNQSLYPDDEIPTATKRPLVQGRGRKRVAAPAYEDGEDLGFKTPINVRHHRVLSELNPSSPLNSTMRNIYSPMVRFLTPTKENARTPSSGDVMSPEQCVFGYGSISLLAGDEDNDDVFSPFTFIKNIPSKSQQSKPCIQDIPPKTRSTPQATLVLDLDETLIYSSLNRIEDAEYTFRTCFQDNQYKVYMILRPHVKEFLEAMTKHFEMFVYTSAKKEYAGKILGILDPKRRLFRHRLYQQDCTCVLGHYVKDLGVLERDLAKTVVLDNAPHTYPYHLMNMLPIKSWSGDKEDKELQKLIPYLERVSATDDCREVLKRRTDHFHRLLSED from the exons ATGAGACTTCGGTCTCGAAGTATTGCTGACCCTTCATCAGCACAGTTTAACGGTCGGCGGTCCTCGAAGAAAGCGGCACCGAGCGTAACTCCGGAAAAG GATGAATATGTACAACAGCCAGACAACCAGTCACTCTACCCTGATGATGAGATCCCCACCGCTACAAAGCGCCCTCTTGTACAGGGGCGTGGGAGGAAAAGGGTGGCAGCCCCTGCCTATGAAGACGGAGAAG ATCTGGGCTTCAAGACCCCCATTAATGTGCGCCATCACCGGGTGCTGTCGGAGCtaaacccctcctctcccctcaattCCACTATGCGAAATATCTACTCCCCCATGGTCCGGTTCCTCACACCTACCAAGGAAA ATGCGAGAACCCCCAGCAGTGGTGATGTCATGAGcccagagcagtgtgtgtttggCTATGGTTCCATCAGCCTTCTCGCTGGAGATGAGGACAATGATGACGTTTTCAGCCC CTTTACCTTCATCAAGAACATTCCATCCAAATCCCAGCAATCCAAACCATGCATACAAGACATCCCACCTAAGACGAGGAGTACGCCCCAAGCCACTCTAGTTTTAGATCTG GATGAAACGCTCATTTACAGCTCTCTGAACCGGATTGAGGATGCAGAGTACACCTTTCGCACATGCTTTCAGGACAATCAGTACAAA GTCTACATGATTCTACGACCACATGTGAAAGAATTTCTGGAAGCCATGACAAAACATTTTGAG ATGTTTGTTTATACATCGGCAAAGAAAGAATATGCAGGGAAAATACTGGGCATCTTGGACCCGAAAAGAAGGCTGTTTCG ACACCGTTTGTATCAACAGGACTGTACCTGTGTTCTTGGGCACTATGTCAAGGATTTGGGCGTACTTGAGAGGGACCTTGCTAAAACGGTGGTTTTGGACAATGCTCCACACACATACCCCTAccat CTGATGAATATGCTTCCCATCAAGAGCTGGTCTGGGGATAAGGAGGACAAAGAACTTCAGAAGCTCATCCCGTATCTTGAGAGAGTGTCCGCAACA GATGATTGCCGTGAGGTACTGAAGAGGAGGACAGACCACTTTCACAGACTGCTCTCTGAGGATTGA